A window of the Chrysemys picta bellii isolate R12L10 chromosome 24, ASM1138683v2, whole genome shotgun sequence genome harbors these coding sequences:
- the TCAP gene encoding telethonin: MFGKSVVLRSAGVLSAAELGCLVKEEDVVRHESFTAEWRDLSLSTRPEEGCSLREVDDRRKETYWQQQETRFVVQRSPWLIMRLGRLGEPLARYHLPYQRALPLPLFVPADLSAKAERGATPPQLRHMMDFETALARGSPPNGQCRDKKAMAEITKELPPVVQPSRPDFGKGDFHRSLSRSLSQEAQRG; this comes from the exons ATGTTCGGCAAGAGCGTGGTGCTGCGCAGCGCGGGGGTGCTGTCGGCGGCCGAGCTGGGCTGCCTGGTGAAGGAGGAGGACGTGGTGCGGCACGAATCCTTCACGGCCGAATGGAGGGACCTGTCGCTCTCCACCAGGCCCGAGGAGGG ctgctccctgcggGAGGTGGACGATCGGCGCAAGGAGACGtactggcagcagcaggagacgCGCTTCGTGGTGCAGCGATCGCCCTGGCTCATCATGCGGCTGGGCCGGCTGGGCGAGCCCCTGGCCCGCTACCACCTGCCCTACCAGcgggcgctgcccctgcccctcttcGTGCCGGCCGACCTGAGCGCCAAGGCCGAGCGGGGAGCCACCCCGCCCCAGCTGCGCCACATGATGGACTTCGAGACggcgctggccaggggctccccACCCAACGGGCAGTGCCGGGACAAGAAGGCCATGGCGGAGATCACCAAGGAGCTGCCCCCCGTCGTCCAGCCCAGCCGGCCCGACTTCGGCAAGGGTGACTTCCATCGCTCCCTGTCCCGCTCCCTGTCCCAGGAGGCGCAGCGGGGCTGA